The following DNA comes from Magnolia sinica isolate HGM2019 chromosome 18, MsV1, whole genome shotgun sequence.
TTATAAGAACAGGTGTCTGAGAAGGAGAATGTCCAAATGTAaagataaaaataattaaatggaCGATCAGATAGCTGCCCGTGCACATGTGGATCCTGAATCAAGTCATTCGATCCTTCATCAAGTTGGGACTCACCCACGTCTGGGGTGACTCTGTGATATCTAACTAAATCAGGCCAACGGATTCGGAGTCTAACTCTGACGAGTCGTTTCAGACTGTCCCTAGTCTTAAAACCCAATTACTTCCATTAATTAGAAGCTATCATTCGATTAGATACTCTTGATGTTCACTACTGCTAGGCCAtccatagatgtggcccacttggcttGATGGCCGGATGATCGATCGATATGATGGGCTCTTCTGTATATTAACCAGCTCCTGGAATGGCAACCTGAGTCCACCTAtcaatgattattattattattattattattatttagcccACTTGTCCCACGATCTGCACATGTACATCTAATATTCGACGTCGACCTTTTCCTGAACATCCTTTTTTCTcaagcatgtgtggcccaccaaaagcctaaattttagatcagggcAGGTTCACGGTGGCCttaacctgatgaatggccagggTCTTACACTAGTGTGCACGTTTTATTTATGAATGAGGGAGATGTGCTGATACTATGGAACTTGGGTTTAGATATCcacactgttgatctgatggtcccCACAAATACACCCAATTCAACGATCCTGGTGACACCATCCGTGGCATCAGCAACGATAATTGCGCAAGAAaagtcaatggtccaaattcaaaatcCAAAAGGAAAGATGGGATGGCTAAGATCTGTGGTGTTCGTTCCTTTGCCCAATATCTGCCGAGTCCACTTGTCACGTGGTCTATGCGTGCATGAAGAGATAAGGATGAACAGATAATCGCCAACCAATAGATGACATATTCAACGTACTCGCATTAACATCCTAAATGATGAACGTCCCAGATCTTGCACATATTGGTTGCCAGGCGCATGCAGATGGACCCAGCTGCAAATACCATTTCTTCACAGAAATGTTCATCAGCAAACGAGGCTGAGAGAAGCAACTGAGAACAGGTTCTACTCATCTACAACCGGCCATGGAAAGTGACCTGTGCATTCATGCCCATGGTTTGATGATCTACACCGTCAATCTGATGGTCTTCATCGTTGATGGATCATCTcttgaaattttctaaaattggaaattcCAGACATTTGGATCCAATGTGGCAGTATTTTCACCTTCCATCTCTTTATAGGCCAGGGATTATGGGTTTAAATCCTCCAACGACAGATGCCCAATTCACAATGGGGCCGACccaattgacggtttggatgaccTTAACTTAGTCCCAGTGTAATGGAATCTGACACGGCAAACACCTGCACAGTTGATTATGAGCATGATCTTATAAACCCAGATAAGAAAGAGTCTTCCATTGCCGACATCCAATGAGAAATGCCATGTGCACTCTCACACGTATGGATGATTGGAACCGTTCATCATGCAATTCCCACTTTGTAGACACCACATCTCAAAGCTCAGGCAGATCTGTTCATGAGATGGGCCACATGCGTGCATATAATTTTGAACATTGGTCTCTTTTTTTTTACCACTATTTAATTCATACACGTGTGCCGGACGTGATGATAACCATTTCAGCTTCACTATCTAGACATTGAGACTAGCCGCTGGGGATGAGGGGATATGATCTGGCACACAGGCTCCTCATTTCAACGTGTGAGAGGTGGTCAGCTCTCCCTCCTCATGCTTCCGTCGCAAGCAAGAACGGCATCACACTCATTCACCGTTGACATTCAAAAATCTTACTTAAACCAGCCAATCCCCTAAAACTACTTTCTTCACGTAACAACCCCCACCTATCAATGGCTGATCAAACCATCATCCAATCCCTCCATCGCTGACGACACACCCACAAAGATGAGCGGCCCCAACAGCTCTGATGGATTGATGAACACCAACGTGAGCAGCGGGTTGAGCTACGGCATCGGCCTCACCGTTGGCATTATCCTCCTCACCCTCACCACTATCACCCTTGCTTCCTACTTCTGTGCCCGGACCCACTCTTCCCCACCCCACCAGCCTCAAGAGCTCCACAGGCCCCGTCATCAGCCGCCCATAGCTGACAATGAAATGGGCATTGATGAAGCCACCCTCTTGAGCTACCCCACACTACTATACTCGCACGCCAAGATCCACAACAAGGACACCACCTCTTGCTGCTCCATCTGCCTCGCAGATTACAAGGACAAGGATATGCTGCGGCTGCTGCCTGACTGCAGGCACATCTTCCACGTTAAGTGTGTGGACACCTGGCTGCGGCTGCACCCGACATGCCCTGTTTGCCGCACGTCGCCCCTGCCGACACCGCTCTCGACCCCTCTTGCAGAGGTTGTCCCATTGGCAACCTGGGTATGAAGAGGGCATTCTCTTGGATCAGCTTCCTTCATGTGGAATGTAAAAAAGAATAGTATCAATACAATTCATGTTTACATTCAGAAAAGTTCTGCATCTAAAGTTGAAATTGGTGATACTCTTTACAGTAAAAATTCGGTGTCTTTACATTCAGAAAAGTTATGCATCTAATGTAGAATCTGAATGATTAGAGAAAGTGACTATGTGTTTTTAGCTCCTTGATGAGAGACATGTGAGAGATCTGAACCATACATCAGTTGGGCCTCGGACTACATGAATgatctagcccaaaaatcaggctgacccactcatcaggcagatgctatgtgcaaaacaaatgtacagttaAAGCATTTTCTTTTGTCCTTCACTTactttggcccaccttgatgagcaGACCAGACTGATTTTTCTTCATTGCATCTTCATAGTCGAGCATAACCGATGGACAGTTTGGACGTTCAACACAGGTGGCATGCATAGGGGCTGTGCGATAGACACGTGTGGGATTTGCACATCTTGCACATAGAAAATCATCACTACTGCACAGATGTAGATAGAAAATGGGCATGGCATGACCATGGCTTTCACGGATAAATGTTGACGCAACAGACGCATATATGATATTGGTGACTGGTTATTTTTAGTAGAGATATCGTATGAACTTACCAGCACGCAAACAAGTGATACAGAGCACTGTTCTGGTCAGCCATGTTATAGATCATCCATGATTTATGAATTTGCTCCATCGAATGATCTTAATTACAATAAGACTTGTGAATTCTCAGCCCCTAAG
Coding sequences within:
- the LOC131233147 gene encoding RING-H2 finger protein ATL70-like, with product MSGPNSSDGLMNTNVSSGLSYGIGLTVGIILLTLTTITLASYFCARTHSSPPHQPQELHRPRHQPPIADNEMGIDEATLLSYPTLLYSHAKIHNKDTTSCCSICLADYKDKDMLRLLPDCRHIFHVKCVDTWLRLHPTCPVCRTSPLPTPLSTPLAEVVPLATWV